ATGCTTGTATGCTTTTTACTTTTTGAGCTGTTTTTGAGAATGTTTTTTGAGTTTTTAATCGCTTATTTGCAGATTAGGGATGCGCTTGTTCAATAACTTTTTGGTAAAATCCAATCAAAAAAGGAGAAAAAATGAGCGTACTTGTGGAATTCGCTATTTTCCCGACAGATAAGGGGGAGAGTGTGAGCGAATATGTAAGCAGGGTAATTAAAATGTTTAAAGAAAGTGATTTAAACTATCAGCTGACACCTATGGGTACGGTGTTTGAAGTGGAAAGCATGGAAGAAGCCACAGCCGTTATCAATAACGCGTACAAACAATTAGAACCCGACTGCAACAGGGTATATACTACAATCAAAATGGATATAAGAAAAAATAAATCTAACAGAATGAAACAGAAAATCAACTCCATAAAAAACAAAATAGGGGAGGTTAATGCTTAAGCTCTCGTTTGAGCACCTCTTTTTGGACATTGCTTTTGAAGCGAAGGACTCTTTTGCAATACTCGGGCCTAACGGCAGTGGTAAAAGCCTGCTTTTAAAAATCATTACCCATGAGCTTTATCCAAAAAAGCTCTTTAAAA
This genomic interval from Nautilia profundicola AmH contains the following:
- a CDS encoding MTH1187 family thiamine-binding protein encodes the protein MSVLVEFAIFPTDKGESVSEYVSRVIKMFKESDLNYQLTPMGTVFEVESMEEATAVINNAYKQLEPDCNRVYTTIKMDIRKNKSNRMKQKINSIKNKIGEVNA